A stretch of the Lolium perenne isolate Kyuss_39 chromosome 3, Kyuss_2.0, whole genome shotgun sequence genome encodes the following:
- the LOC127344044 gene encoding uncharacterized protein, which yields MATLLPSFPHALSKPHHLHHSHVAAASTRPEAPSAAPNPASSRLRRLIARDDLAEAARLVEHSTSRGEAPDVYLCTKLIRNLCRRGRTSDAARVLRTAEASGAAVDVFAYNTLVAGYCRHGRLDSARGLIASMPAGVPPDAYTYTPLIRGLCDRGRVGDALAMLDDMLRRGCEPSVVTYTVLLEAVCRSSGFGEAMNVLDEMRAKGCTPNIVTYNVIINGMCREGRVDEAMEILNRLSAYGFQPDTVSYTTVLKGLCAARRWDDVKLLFAEMVEKNCVPNEVTFDMLVRFFCRGGRVERAIEVLQQMSQHGCTPNTTLCNIVINAICKQGRVDDAFEFLNTMGLYGCSPDTISYTTVLKGLCRAGRWEHAKELLDEMARNNCPPNEVTFNTFICILCQKGLIEQAMTLIEQMPEYGCSVGIVTYNALVNGFCVQGRLDSAFEFFNNLPCEPNTITYTTLLTGLCHAERLDDAAELLAEMIQKDCPLNVVTFNVLVSFFCQKGFIEEAIELVYQMMEHGCTPNLITFNTLLDGITKDCNSEEALELLHGLVSKGVSLDTITYSSVVDVLSREDRIEEAIQILHAVQDMGMRPKALMYNKILSALCKRCETDQAIDFLAYMVSNGCMPNESTYITLIEGLAHEGLLKEAQYVLNDLYSREVLNKTSVEDQH from the coding sequence ATGGCCACGCTGCTCCCCTCCTTTCCGCACGCCCTCTCCAAGCCGCACCATCTCCACCACtcccacgtcgccgccgcctccaccaggcccgaggcccccagcgCCGCCCCCAACCCCGCCAGCTCCCGCCTCCGCCGCCTCATCGCCCGCGACGACCTCGCCGAGGCCGCGCGCCTCGTCGAGCACTCCACCTCCCGCGGAGAGGCCCCCGACGTCTACCTCTGCACCAAGCTCATCCGCAACCTCTGCCGCCGCGGCCGCACCTCCGACGCCGCGCGCGTCCTGCGCACCGCCGAGGCCTCGGGCGCCGCCGTCGACGTCTTCGCCTACAACACCCTCGTCGCGGGCTACTGCCGCCACGGCCGCCTCGACTCCGCGCGCGGCCTCATCGCCTCCATGCCCGCAGGCGTCCCGCCCGACGCCTACACGTACACGcccctcatccgcggcctctgcGACCGCGGCAGGGTCGGCGACGCGCTCGCCATGCTCGACGATATGCTCCGCCGCGGCTGCGAGCCCAGCGTCGTCACCTACACCGTCCTCCTCGAGGCCGTCTGCAGGAGCAGCGGCTTCGGGGAGGCCATGAACGTGCTCGACGAGATGCGCGCCAAGGGCTGCACGCCCAACATCGTCACCTACAACGTCATCATCAACGGCATGTGCAGGGAGGGCCGCGTCGACGAGGCCATGGAGATCCTGAACCGCCTCTCGGCTTACGGGTTCCAGCCCGACACCGTCAGCTACACCACTGTGCTCAAGGGCCTGTGTGCCGCGAGGCGGTGGGATGACGTCAAGCTGCTCTTCGCTGAGATGGTGGAGAAGAACTGCGTGCCCAATGAGGTTACCTTTGACATGCTAGTCAGGTTCTTCTGCCGCGGGGGCAGGGTAGAGAGGGCAATCGAGGTTCTTCAGCAGATGTCACAGCATGGATGCACACCCAACACTACCTTGTGCAACATTGTCATCAACGCTATCTGCAAGCAAGGCCGTGTGGATGATGCCTTTGAGTTCTTGAACACCATGGGCTTGTATGGGTGCAGTCCAGACACCATTAGCTATACGACTGTGCTGAAGGGCTTGTGTCGTGCTGGCCGATGGGAGCATGCCAAGGAGCTGTTGGACGAGATGGCCCGGAATAACTGTCCCCCGAATGAGGTCACGTTCAATACATTCATCTGTATCTTGTGCCAAAAAGGATTGATCGAGCAAGCTATGACGCTTATCGAACAAATGCCAGAATATGGATGTTCAGTGGGTATTGTCACATACAACGCTCTTGTCAATGGCTTCTGCGTGCAAGGGCGTCTTGATAGTGCTTTTGAGTTTTTTAATAACCTGCCTTGCGAGCCCAACACGATTACATACACTACCTTGTTGACAGGCTTGTGCCATGCCGAGCGGTTGGATGATGCTGCAGAGCTCTTGGCTGAGATGATTCAAAAGGACTGCCCTCTAAATGTGGTCACTTTCAATGTACTTGTGAGTTTCTTCTGTCAAAAAGGGTTTATCGAGGAAGCAATCGAACTTGTCTATCAAATGATGGAGCATGGTTGCACCCCTAACCTGATTACATTTAATACTTTACTCGATGGGATTACCAAGGATTGCAACTCAGAAGAAGCCCTGGAGCTATTGCATGGTTTGGTCAGTAAGGGAGTATCCCTTGACACAATAACCTACTCTTCAGTCGTTGATGTCCTCTCAAGAGAAGACAGAATTGAAGAAGCCATTCAGATATTGCATGCCGTGCAAGATATGGGGATGAGACCAAAAGCTCTGATGTATAACAAGATACTATCCGCCCTCTGTAAAAGATGCGAAACAGATCAAGCTATTGATTTTTTAGCTTATATGGTGTCTAATGGTTGCATGCCTAATGAGTCGACCTACATTACACTCATCGAAGGCCTTGCCCACGAGGGTCTGCTGAAGGAAGCACAATATGTACTCAACGATTTGTACTCAAGAGAAGTTCTAAACAAGACTTCAGTTGAAGACCAGCACTAA